One genomic window of Roseateles sp. DAIF2 includes the following:
- a CDS encoding HD-GYP domain-containing protein: MDLIPLPPNSLRVGQVLDFSVRDAEGHLLFARGQVLQNSPQVQALIQRGAFVLAHETKEYQRALAHKVDTMMLQGATLGAISRARGDFDHRPERGPAGAAPNDQAAWADLQLRCHALLREPRPEDFLARFGALQQEMLARIGQHTDAALMLLILEASQDWQHYSARHALLSLALGELCARQLGWAEDIRQVLAQAALSMNIAISGLQDRLAAQTERPDEAQRAQLVAHGDRGAELLARLGVGDALWLQVVRLHHEAGPGPLAGRSMPEQMARVLRRVDIYGARLAPRRSRRALSGAQAARAAYLDELQQPDEVGAALIKAIGLYPPGSLVRLANGEVGVVAKRGHSANEPLVAALLGKSGNPLSEPVPRDTRLAGQAIAASLAPHELKLLLNTEKLLKLY, from the coding sequence TTGGATCTGATCCCCCTGCCCCCCAACAGCCTGCGCGTCGGCCAGGTTCTGGACTTCTCGGTGCGCGACGCCGAGGGCCATCTGCTGTTCGCGCGCGGCCAGGTGCTGCAGAACAGCCCGCAGGTGCAGGCCCTGATCCAGCGCGGCGCCTTCGTGCTGGCGCATGAGACCAAGGAGTACCAGCGCGCGCTGGCGCACAAGGTCGACACGATGATGCTGCAGGGCGCCACCCTGGGCGCGATCTCGCGCGCCCGCGGCGATTTCGACCACCGGCCCGAGCGCGGCCCGGCCGGCGCGGCGCCCAACGACCAGGCCGCCTGGGCCGACCTGCAGCTGCGCTGCCATGCGCTGCTGCGCGAGCCGCGGCCGGAGGACTTCCTGGCCCGCTTCGGCGCGCTGCAGCAGGAGATGCTGGCGCGCATCGGCCAGCACACCGACGCGGCGCTGATGCTGTTGATCCTGGAGGCCAGCCAGGACTGGCAGCATTACAGCGCCCGCCATGCGCTGCTGAGCCTGGCGCTGGGCGAGCTGTGCGCGCGCCAGCTGGGCTGGGCCGAGGACATCCGCCAGGTGCTGGCCCAGGCCGCGCTGAGCATGAACATCGCGATCAGCGGCCTGCAGGACCGCCTGGCCGCCCAGACCGAACGCCCCGACGAGGCGCAGCGCGCCCAGCTGGTCGCCCATGGCGACCGCGGCGCCGAGCTGCTGGCGCGGCTGGGCGTCGGCGACGCGCTATGGCTGCAGGTGGTGCGCCTGCACCATGAGGCCGGGCCGGGGCCGCTGGCCGGGCGCAGCATGCCCGAGCAGATGGCGCGGGTGCTGCGCCGGGTCGACATCTATGGCGCGCGCCTGGCGCCGCGGCGCAGCCGGCGCGCCCTGTCCGGCGCGCAGGCGGCGCGCGCGGCCTATCTGGACGAGCTGCAGCAGCCCGACGAGGTCGGCGCCGCGCTGATCAAGGCGATCGGTCTGTACCCGCCGGGCAGCCTGGTGCGGCTGGCCAATGGCGAGGTCGGCGTGGTCGCCAAGCGCGGCCACAGCGCCAACGAGCCGCTGGTCGCGGCCCTGCTGGGCAAGAGCGGCAACCCGCTGAGCGAGCCGGTGCCGCGCGACACCCGCCTGGCCGGCCAGGCGATCGCGGCCAGCCTGGCGCCGCATGAGCTGAAGCTGCTGCTGAACACCGAGAAGCTGCTGAAGCTCTACTGA
- the metH gene encoding methionine synthase: MTASSPQLTPPPMKLSGLEPVQIGAGTLFVNIGERTNVTGSKAFARMILAGQFEQALAVARQQVENGAQVIDINMDEAMLDSKAAMVRFLNLIASEPEIARVPIMIDSSKWEVIEAGLKCIQGKGIVNSISLKEGEAEFRRQAKLVKRYGAAAVVMAFDETGQADTFARKIEICGRAYRMLVDEVGFAPEDIIFDPNIFAIATGIEEHDNYAVDFINATRWIKQNLPGAKVSGGVSNVSFSFRGNDPVREAIHTVFLYHAIQAGMDMGIVNAGMVGVYDDLEPVLRERVEDVVLNRRPDSGERLIEVAESAKGAAKDDSARLAWRAGNVNERLSHALVHGITDFIVEDTEEAWQAILAGGGRPLHVIEGPLMAGMNIVGDLFGQGKMFLPQVVKSARVMKSAVAHLVPYIEEEKRQLAAAGGDVKPKGKIVIATVKGDVHDIGKNIVTVVLQCNNYEVVNMGVMVPCQDILAKAKVEGADIIGLSGLITPSLEEMQHVAAEMQRDDYFRLKKIPLLIGGATTSRVHTAVKISPHYEGPVVYVPDASRSVGVCTELLSDERATRFIDELKADYEKVRELHANKKQTPLVTLAQARENKVRLDWAGYKPPVPKFIGRRLFKNYDLAELAQHIDWGPFFQTWDLAGPFPAILKDEIVGTEAQRVFSDGKRMLQRLIEGRWLQASGVFGLYPAAQVGDDDIEIYTDESRSEVLMSWRGLRMQSERPVVDGIKRPNRALADYIAPRGGVPDYIGLFAVTAGLNVDKKESQFLADHDDYSAIMLKALADRLAEAFAERLHQRVRQEFWAYAQDEALSNEELIDEKYRGIRPAPGYPACPDHLVKRDLFQVLNPAEIGMGLTDAMAMTPAASVSGFYFSHPEASYFNVGRIGEDQLADWARRMALDEREAGRALAPLLG, from the coding sequence ATGACCGCTAGTTCCCCGCAGCTGACCCCGCCCCCGATGAAGCTTTCCGGGCTGGAGCCGGTGCAGATCGGCGCTGGCACGCTGTTCGTCAACATCGGCGAGCGCACCAATGTCACCGGCTCCAAGGCCTTCGCGCGCATGATCCTGGCCGGCCAGTTCGAGCAGGCGCTGGCGGTGGCGCGCCAGCAGGTCGAGAACGGCGCCCAAGTGATCGACATCAACATGGACGAGGCCATGCTGGACAGCAAGGCCGCGATGGTGCGCTTCCTGAACCTGATCGCTTCCGAGCCGGAGATCGCGCGCGTGCCGATCATGATCGACAGCTCCAAATGGGAGGTGATCGAGGCCGGGCTGAAATGCATCCAGGGCAAGGGCATCGTCAATTCGATCTCGCTGAAGGAGGGCGAGGCCGAGTTCCGACGCCAGGCCAAGCTGGTCAAACGCTACGGCGCGGCGGCGGTGGTGATGGCCTTCGACGAGACCGGCCAGGCCGACACCTTCGCGCGCAAGATCGAGATCTGCGGGCGCGCCTACCGCATGCTGGTCGACGAGGTCGGCTTCGCGCCCGAGGACATCATCTTCGACCCCAACATCTTCGCGATCGCCACCGGCATCGAGGAGCATGACAACTACGCGGTCGACTTCATCAACGCGACGCGCTGGATCAAGCAGAACCTGCCGGGCGCCAAGGTCAGCGGCGGTGTCTCCAACGTGAGCTTCAGCTTCCGCGGCAACGACCCGGTGCGCGAGGCCATCCACACCGTGTTCCTGTACCACGCGATCCAGGCCGGTATGGACATGGGCATCGTCAACGCCGGCATGGTCGGCGTCTACGACGACCTGGAGCCGGTGCTGCGCGAGCGGGTGGAGGACGTGGTGCTGAACCGCCGCCCCGACAGCGGCGAGCGCCTGATCGAGGTGGCCGAGAGCGCCAAGGGCGCGGCCAAGGACGACTCGGCCCGCCTGGCCTGGCGTGCCGGCAATGTCAACGAGCGCCTCAGCCACGCCCTGGTGCATGGCATCACCGACTTCATCGTCGAGGACACCGAAGAGGCCTGGCAGGCCATCCTGGCCGGCGGCGGCCGGCCGCTGCATGTGATCGAGGGCCCGCTGATGGCCGGCATGAACATCGTCGGCGACCTGTTCGGCCAGGGCAAGATGTTCCTGCCCCAGGTGGTGAAGAGCGCGCGCGTGATGAAGAGCGCGGTGGCGCATCTGGTGCCCTATATCGAGGAGGAGAAGCGCCAGCTGGCCGCGGCCGGCGGCGACGTCAAGCCCAAGGGCAAGATCGTGATCGCCACCGTGAAGGGCGATGTGCACGACATCGGCAAGAACATCGTCACCGTGGTCCTGCAGTGCAACAACTACGAGGTGGTGAACATGGGCGTGATGGTGCCTTGCCAGGACATCCTGGCCAAGGCCAAGGTCGAGGGCGCCGACATCATCGGCCTCTCGGGCCTGATCACGCCGAGTCTTGAGGAGATGCAGCATGTCGCGGCCGAGATGCAGCGCGACGACTATTTCCGCCTGAAGAAGATCCCGCTCTTGATCGGCGGCGCCACCACCAGCCGCGTGCATACCGCGGTCAAGATCAGCCCGCATTACGAGGGCCCGGTGGTCTATGTGCCGGACGCCTCGCGCTCGGTGGGCGTCTGCACCGAGCTGCTCTCCGACGAGCGTGCGACCCGCTTCATCGACGAGCTGAAGGCCGACTACGAGAAGGTACGCGAGCTGCACGCCAACAAGAAGCAGACCCCGCTGGTCACGCTGGCGCAGGCGCGCGAGAACAAGGTGCGGCTGGACTGGGCCGGCTACAAGCCGCCGGTGCCGAAGTTCATCGGCCGGCGCCTGTTCAAGAACTACGACCTGGCCGAGCTGGCCCAGCATATCGACTGGGGCCCGTTCTTCCAGACCTGGGACCTGGCCGGGCCCTTCCCGGCGATCCTGAAGGACGAGATCGTCGGCACCGAGGCGCAGCGCGTCTTCAGCGACGGCAAGCGCATGCTGCAGCGCCTGATCGAGGGGCGCTGGCTGCAGGCCAGTGGCGTGTTCGGTCTCTACCCGGCGGCCCAGGTCGGCGACGACGACATCGAGATCTACACCGACGAGAGCCGCTCCGAGGTGCTGATGAGCTGGCGCGGCCTGCGCATGCAGTCGGAGCGCCCGGTGGTCGACGGCATCAAGCGCCCGAACCGCGCGCTGGCCGACTACATCGCCCCCAGGGGCGGCGTGCCCGACTACATCGGCCTGTTCGCGGTGACCGCCGGCCTGAATGTCGACAAGAAGGAAAGCCAGTTCCTGGCCGACCATGACGACTACTCGGCCATCATGCTGAAGGCCCTGGCCGACCGTCTGGCCGAGGCCTTTGCCGAGCGCCTGCACCAGCGCGTGCGCCAGGAGTTCTGGGCCTATGCGCAGGACGAGGCGCTCAGCAACGAGGAGCTGATCGACGAGAAGTACCGCGGCATCCGCCCGGCGCCCGGCTACCCGGCCTGCCCGGACCACCTGGTCAAGCGCGATCTGTTCCAGGTCCTGAACCCCGCGGAGATCGGCATGGGCCTGACCGACGCGATGGCGATGACCCCGGCCGCCAGTGTCAGCGGCTTCTACTTCTCGCATCCCGAGGCCAGCTATTTCAACGTCGGCCGCATCGGCGAGGACCAGCTGGCCGACTGGGCGCGGCGCATGGCGCTGGATGAGCGCGAGGCCGGGCGGGCGCTCGCCCCCTTGCTCGGTTGA
- a CDS encoding glycine zipper 2TM domain-containing protein — protein sequence MKMPLNASQTIAATAIAAVLLGGAFALGRSSQSTAPAEPVKEEQPAAVGSKLAANATEPAAEPAPRPVSSSHSKPAPAKQQQHQQQQQPVASTAAPAPRLCDECSRVVSVQSEERQGEGSGLGAIGGAVIGGLLGNQVGGGSGKKIATVGGAVAGGYAGNEIEKRHKSYRVWVVRLADRDGATRRHEQRQDPQVRAGDVVVVRDGLLRHRD from the coding sequence ATGAAGATGCCCCTCAACGCCAGCCAGACCATTGCCGCCACCGCTATCGCCGCGGTGCTGCTGGGCGGTGCCTTTGCGCTGGGCCGCTCCTCGCAGAGCACGGCCCCGGCCGAGCCGGTCAAGGAAGAACAGCCCGCTGCCGTCGGCAGCAAGCTGGCGGCCAACGCCACCGAACCCGCGGCCGAACCGGCCCCGCGGCCGGTCAGCAGCAGTCACAGCAAGCCCGCCCCCGCGAAACAGCAGCAGCATCAACAGCAGCAACAACCGGTGGCCAGCACGGCCGCGCCGGCGCCGCGCCTGTGCGATGAATGCTCGCGCGTCGTCTCGGTGCAATCCGAGGAGCGCCAGGGCGAGGGCAGCGGCCTGGGCGCAATCGGCGGCGCGGTGATCGGCGGCCTGCTGGGCAACCAGGTCGGCGGCGGCAGCGGCAAGAAGATCGCCACCGTCGGCGGCGCGGTGGCCGGCGGCTATGCCGGCAACGAGATCGAGAAGCGCCACAAGAGCTACCGCGTCTGGGTCGTGCGCCTGGCCGACCGCGACGGCGCGACGCGCCGCCACGAACAGCGCCAGGACCCGCAGGTCCGCGCCGGCGATGTGGTCGTCGTGCGCGACGGCCTGCTGCGCCACCGCGACTGA
- a CDS encoding LamB/YcsF family protein: MTNRGNKTLDLNCDMGESFGAYTMGNDLAILDQVSSANIACGFHAGDPPTMRRIVNAALAKGVAVGAHPGLPDLQGFGRREMKVSPAEAYALVLYQVGALAGFVQAAGGRLNHVKAHGALYNMAARDRALSDAIAQAVRDFDPGLVYFGLAGSVMIEAAQALGLRCAHEVFADRSYQDDGRLTARGTPGAMIEDEDRSLAQVRQMLHEGRVTALSGATVPVRADTLCLHGDQPGALAFAQRIRAELGADGVALHAPARG, translated from the coding sequence ATGACGAACCGCGGCAACAAGACGCTGGACCTGAACTGCGACATGGGCGAGAGCTTCGGTGCCTACACGATGGGCAACGACCTCGCCATCCTCGACCAGGTCTCCTCGGCCAATATCGCCTGCGGCTTCCATGCCGGCGATCCGCCGACGATGCGCCGCATCGTCAATGCCGCGCTGGCCAAGGGCGTCGCGGTCGGCGCGCATCCGGGCCTGCCCGATCTGCAGGGCTTCGGCCGGCGCGAGATGAAGGTCTCCCCGGCCGAGGCCTATGCGCTGGTGCTCTACCAGGTCGGCGCGCTGGCCGGCTTCGTGCAGGCCGCCGGCGGCCGCCTCAACCATGTGAAGGCGCATGGCGCGCTCTACAACATGGCGGCGCGGGACCGCGCGCTGTCGGACGCGATCGCGCAGGCGGTGCGCGATTTCGATCCAGGGCTGGTCTATTTCGGTCTGGCCGGCAGCGTGATGATCGAGGCCGCCCAGGCCCTCGGCCTGCGCTGCGCCCATGAGGTGTTCGCCGACCGCAGCTACCAGGACGATGGCCGCCTGACGGCGCGCGGCACGCCGGGCGCGATGATCGAGGACGAGGACCGCTCGCTGGCCCAGGTGCGGCAGATGCTGCACGAAGGCCGGGTCACCGCGCTGAGCGGTGCCACGGTGCCGGTGCGGGCCGACACCTTATGTCTGCACGGCGATCAGCCCGGCGCGCTGGCCTTCGCGCAGCGCATCCGGGCCGAGCTGGGTGCCGATGGCGTGGCTCTGCACGCGCCGGCGCGCGGCTGA
- a CDS encoding biotin-dependent carboxyltransferase family protein yields MTAVVRIEVLKPGAQTQLQDLGRYGHQGLGVPVGGAMDEWSHRVANLLAGNRDEDAATLELVLTGPSLRFGAATRIAIYGADMAPRLNGRPLKPDRAVEVPAGALLEFGACVAGQRAYLAVRGGFAAAPLMGSRSTYLRGGFGGFQGRALRKGDVLEAAGQAPAPTATGPRTHPLLPSSLARQPAGEPAWLRVMPGEHWSLFGAEAQQRLGHEAYRISPKSDRMGFRLEGAPLQRLQPGELISEAMSFGTIQVPPDGQPIVLMAERHGTGGYPKIAHVISVDLPRLAQLAPQQALRFELVSLEAAQTLYLQREQALATLRDALP; encoded by the coding sequence ATGACGGCGGTGGTCCGGATCGAGGTGCTGAAGCCCGGCGCGCAGACGCAACTGCAGGACCTGGGGCGCTATGGCCACCAGGGCCTGGGCGTGCCGGTGGGCGGCGCGATGGATGAATGGTCGCACCGTGTCGCCAACCTGCTGGCGGGCAACCGCGACGAGGATGCCGCCACCCTGGAACTGGTGCTGACCGGCCCGAGCCTGCGCTTCGGCGCCGCCACCCGCATCGCGATCTATGGCGCCGACATGGCGCCGCGCCTGAACGGCCGGCCGCTGAAGCCGGACCGCGCGGTCGAGGTGCCGGCCGGCGCGCTGCTGGAGTTCGGCGCCTGCGTCGCCGGGCAGCGCGCCTATCTGGCGGTGCGCGGCGGCTTCGCGGCGGCGCCGCTGATGGGCAGCCGCAGCACCTATCTGCGCGGCGGCTTCGGCGGCTTCCAGGGCCGCGCGCTGCGCAAGGGCGATGTGCTGGAGGCCGCCGGCCAGGCACCCGCGCCAACCGCGACGGGCCCGCGCACGCATCCGCTGCTGCCCAGCAGCCTGGCGCGCCAGCCCGCCGGCGAGCCGGCCTGGCTGCGCGTGATGCCCGGCGAGCATTGGTCGCTGTTCGGCGCCGAGGCGCAGCAGCGACTGGGCCATGAGGCCTACCGCATCAGCCCCAAGTCCGACCGCATGGGCTTTCGCCTCGAGGGCGCACCGCTGCAGCGCCTGCAGCCCGGCGAGCTGATCTCGGAGGCGATGAGCTTCGGCACGATCCAGGTGCCGCCGGACGGCCAGCCCATCGTGCTGATGGCCGAGCGCCACGGCACCGGCGGCTACCCCAAGATCGCCCATGTGATCAGCGTCGACCTGCCGCGCCTGGCCCAGCTGGCGCCGCAGCAGGCCCTGCGCTTCGAGCTGGTGAGCCTGGAGGCGGCGCAGACTCTGTACCTGCAGCGCGAACAGGCGCTGGCCACCCTGAGGGACGCCCTGCCATGA
- the pxpB gene encoding 5-oxoprolinase subunit PxpB, with protein sequence MTAASATPTATAWRIDAVGDRCLLVGLGTEVDPATSARVHALAQRLRERPIEGVRDIVPAFTTLALHYRPERFGLTPFATLRELLLERLAEPLEALADSGRLIEVPVCYGSAAQPDFGPDLDEVAARCGLAPAEVIERHLASAHRVYMLGFAPGFPFIGGLDPALAMPRRANPRTRIPPGSVAIAREQTCIYPLETPGGWNLIGRTPLRLFDPGAEPPCRLAPGDAIRFVAIDADTYRGLLAEQAGHAA encoded by the coding sequence ATGACGGCGGCCTCCGCCACGCCCACGGCCACCGCCTGGCGCATCGATGCGGTCGGTGATCGCTGCCTGCTGGTCGGCCTGGGCACCGAAGTGGACCCGGCCACCAGTGCGCGGGTGCATGCGCTGGCGCAGCGGCTGCGCGAGCGGCCGATCGAGGGCGTGCGCGACATCGTGCCGGCCTTCACCACCCTGGCCCTGCATTACCGGCCCGAGCGCTTCGGCTTGACGCCCTTCGCCACCCTGCGCGAGCTGCTGCTGGAGCGCCTGGCCGAGCCGCTGGAGGCGCTGGCCGACAGCGGCCGGCTGATCGAGGTGCCGGTCTGCTACGGCAGCGCGGCGCAGCCGGACTTCGGCCCGGACCTGGACGAGGTGGCCGCGCGCTGCGGCCTGGCGCCGGCCGAGGTGATCGAGCGCCACCTGGCCTCGGCGCACCGCGTCTACATGCTGGGCTTCGCGCCCGGCTTTCCCTTCATCGGCGGGCTGGATCCGGCGCTGGCGATGCCGCGGCGCGCCAACCCGCGCACCCGCATCCCGCCGGGCTCGGTGGCGATCGCGCGCGAGCAGACCTGCATCTATCCGCTGGAGACCCCCGGCGGCTGGAACCTGATCGGGCGCACGCCGCTGCGCCTGTTCGATCCCGGCGCCGAGCCGCCCTGCCGGTTGGCGCCGGGCGATGCGATCCGCTTCGTCGCGATCGACGCCGACACCTACCGCGGCCTGCTGGCCGAGCAGGCGGGGCACGCGGCATGA
- a CDS encoding SH3 domain-containing protein, whose protein sequence is MYSSTRADRMLRICGGALLAASCFAAHANEPSATSTSCSIVAFVDETDPAGLNVRAAPSAKARVLGTLPPVWVDKDSGSRVRIRVEVMEGSNGWFRIRNARDDEDLTGIAARPTFGGEGWVSGRKLVVKSQARQGHADPAEDSAVLLRLNEQQIFDGSLMVRASSLVACHGRWAQLEFSDRRLPEPDLKALDLAPAARAGLPRGRFRLWVDKICGSQETSCDGL, encoded by the coding sequence ATGTACTCATCGACGCGCGCTGACCGGATGCTGCGGATCTGCGGCGGCGCCCTCCTGGCAGCAAGCTGCTTTGCAGCCCATGCCAATGAGCCGAGCGCCACATCGACCTCCTGCTCGATCGTGGCTTTCGTGGATGAGACAGATCCGGCCGGTCTGAATGTGCGTGCCGCGCCCAGTGCCAAGGCACGGGTTCTCGGGACCTTGCCTCCCGTTTGGGTCGACAAGGATTCAGGATCCCGGGTCCGGATCCGCGTCGAGGTCATGGAGGGTAGCAACGGCTGGTTTCGCATCCGCAATGCACGTGACGACGAAGATTTGACCGGGATAGCCGCGCGCCCGACCTTCGGCGGCGAAGGCTGGGTCAGCGGGCGCAAGCTGGTGGTGAAGTCGCAGGCCAGGCAGGGTCATGCGGACCCGGCGGAGGACTCGGCCGTGCTGCTACGGCTCAACGAGCAGCAGATCTTCGATGGCAGCCTGATGGTCCGCGCCAGTTCCCTGGTGGCCTGCCACGGGAGATGGGCGCAGCTGGAGTTCTCCGATCGCCGACTGCCAGAGCCGGACCTGAAGGCGCTGGACCTCGCTCCTGCTGCCAGGGCGGGCTTGCCGCGCGGACGGTTCCGACTCTGGGTCGACAAGATCTGCGGCTCTCAGGAAACCAGCTGCGACGGGCTCTGA
- a CDS encoding YifB family Mg chelatase-like AAA ATPase, whose product MSLAVIHSRALDGLAAAPVSVEVHLANGLPSFTLVGLAETEVKEARERVRAALQNSGLSFPHNKRITISLAPADLPKEGGRFDLPIALGLLAASGQIDAERLAGLECAGELSLAGELRPIRGALAMGLALRQTGGARRLVLPLASAAEAALVRGVPVYGAGHLLDLVAALAPGSEQALTPASPEAAPAPPNAALDLRDIKGQAAPKRALEIAAAGELSLLLMGPPGTGKSMLAQRLPALLPPLSEDEALESAAVLSLAGEFTPAAWGRRVFRSPHHSASSVALVGGGSPPRPGEISLAQHGVLFLDEIPEYPRAALEALREPMENGRILIARAARRVEFPARFQLIAAMNPCPCGFLGHPGRECRCTPDQVARYQGRLSGPFLDRLDLLVEVPVLPPQTLAAAPDGEPSAAVAARVAKARGLALARQGCSNARLLPAALEQHVRAEPAANTLLQKTAAHLGWSGRGYHRVLRIARTIADLADVPMIAAEHMAEAVQLRRGLQLGG is encoded by the coding sequence ATGTCCCTGGCCGTGATACACAGCCGTGCGCTCGACGGGCTGGCCGCCGCGCCGGTCAGCGTCGAGGTGCATCTGGCCAATGGCCTGCCCAGCTTCACCCTGGTGGGGCTGGCCGAGACCGAGGTCAAGGAGGCGCGCGAGCGGGTGCGCGCAGCGCTGCAGAACAGCGGCCTCTCCTTCCCGCACAACAAACGCATCACGATCAGCCTGGCGCCGGCCGACCTGCCCAAGGAGGGCGGGCGCTTCGACCTGCCGATCGCGCTGGGCCTGCTGGCCGCCAGCGGTCAGATCGATGCCGAACGCCTGGCCGGGCTGGAATGCGCCGGCGAGCTGTCGCTGGCCGGCGAGCTGCGGCCGATCCGCGGCGCGCTGGCGATGGGCCTGGCGCTGCGCCAGACCGGCGGCGCCCGCCGCCTGGTGCTGCCGCTGGCCAGCGCCGCCGAGGCCGCGCTGGTGCGCGGCGTGCCGGTCTATGGCGCCGGCCATCTGCTGGACCTCGTCGCCGCGCTGGCGCCCGGCAGCGAGCAGGCGCTCACACCGGCGAGTCCGGAGGCAGCACCGGCGCCGCCGAACGCCGCGCTCGATCTGCGCGACATCAAGGGCCAGGCCGCGCCGAAGCGCGCGCTCGAGATCGCCGCCGCCGGCGAGCTGAGCCTCTTGCTGATGGGTCCGCCGGGCACCGGCAAGTCGATGCTGGCGCAGCGCCTGCCGGCCCTGCTGCCGCCGCTGAGCGAGGACGAGGCGCTGGAGTCCGCCGCGGTGCTGAGCCTGGCCGGCGAGTTCACGCCCGCCGCCTGGGGCCGGCGCGTCTTCCGGTCCCCGCACCACAGCGCCTCCAGCGTCGCCCTGGTCGGCGGTGGCTCGCCGCCGCGGCCGGGCGAGATCTCGCTGGCCCAGCATGGCGTTTTGTTCCTCGACGAGATCCCCGAGTACCCACGGGCCGCGCTGGAGGCCCTGCGCGAGCCGATGGAGAACGGCCGCATCCTGATCGCCCGTGCCGCGCGGCGGGTCGAGTTCCCGGCGCGCTTCCAGCTGATCGCGGCCATGAACCCATGTCCTTGCGGATTCTTAGGCCATCCGGGGCGCGAATGCCGCTGCACGCCGGACCAGGTCGCGCGCTACCAGGGCCGGCTCAGCGGCCCCTTCCTGGACCGGCTGGACCTGCTGGTCGAGGTGCCGGTGCTGCCGCCGCAGACCCTGGCCGCCGCGCCGGACGGCGAGCCCAGCGCCGCGGTGGCCGCAAGAGTCGCCAAGGCGCGCGGGCTGGCGCTGGCGCGGCAGGGCTGCAGCAATGCGCGGCTGCTGCCGGCCGCATTGGAACAACATGTCCGGGCCGAACCGGCCGCCAACACGCTGCTGCAGAAGACGGCCGCGCATCTGGGCTGGTCCGGACGCGGCTACCACCGGGTGCTGCGGATTGCGCGCACCATCGCCGATCTGGCCGACGTCCCCATGATCGCGGCCGAGCATATGGCGGAAGCGGTCCAACTGCGCCGGGGCTTGCAGCTGGGCGGTTGA
- a CDS encoding TorF family putative porin — protein sequence MMMKPMLAACAATLSLGAALPVQAQEASPLTFNVSLTSDYRYRGISQSRFKPALQGGLDYAHASGFYLGVWGSTIKWIKDIPGGDADVEVDLYGGFKTQVAEGLTLDLGLLSYVYPSNKLSPTSANTTELYAALSYGPVTAKYSHAVTDTFGNPDSKNSGYLDLAASFDVGDGWMLAPHVGHQKIKGPVGKDASYTDYSLSLSKDFSGLVPSITLVGTNADKNFYVPGANANSSKFLGKSGVVVALKYNF from the coding sequence ATGATGATGAAGCCGATGCTTGCCGCATGTGCCGCCACCCTGAGCCTGGGTGCCGCGCTGCCGGTCCAGGCCCAGGAAGCCAGCCCCCTGACCTTCAATGTCAGCCTGACCTCGGACTACCGCTACCGCGGCATCTCGCAGTCGCGCTTCAAGCCCGCGCTGCAGGGCGGCCTGGACTATGCGCATGCCAGCGGCTTCTACCTGGGCGTCTGGGGCTCGACCATCAAGTGGATCAAGGACATCCCGGGCGGCGACGCCGATGTCGAGGTCGACCTGTACGGCGGCTTCAAGACCCAGGTCGCCGAGGGCCTGACCCTGGACCTGGGCCTGCTGAGCTATGTCTACCCCAGCAACAAGCTGAGCCCCACCAGCGCCAACACCACCGAGCTCTACGCGGCGCTGAGCTACGGGCCGGTGACGGCCAAGTATTCGCATGCGGTGACCGACACCTTCGGCAACCCGGACAGCAAGAACAGCGGCTACCTGGACCTCGCGGCCAGCTTCGATGTCGGCGATGGCTGGATGCTGGCCCCCCATGTCGGCCACCAGAAGATCAAGGGCCCGGTGGGCAAGGACGCTTCCTACACCGACTACTCGCTGAGCCTGTCCAAGGACTTCAGCGGCCTGGTGCCCAGCATCACCCTGGTCGGCACCAATGCCGACAAGAACTTCTACGTGCCGGGCGCCAACGCCAACAGCAGCAAGTTCCTGGGCAAGAGCGGCGTGGTCGTCGCGCTTAAGTACAACTTCTGA
- the glnK gene encoding P-II family nitrogen regulator: MKLITAVIKPFKLDEVREALSAIGVQGLTVTEVKGFGRQKGHTELYRGAEYVVDFLPKVKIEAAVADDVVEQVIEAIESSARTGKIGDGKIFVSPLDQVVRIRTGETGQDAL; this comes from the coding sequence ATGAAACTGATCACCGCCGTCATCAAGCCCTTCAAGCTTGACGAAGTGCGGGAGGCCCTGAGCGCCATCGGCGTGCAGGGGCTGACCGTCACCGAGGTCAAGGGCTTCGGCCGCCAGAAAGGCCACACCGAGCTGTACCGCGGCGCCGAGTACGTGGTGGACTTCCTGCCCAAGGTCAAGATCGAGGCCGCCGTGGCCGACGACGTGGTCGAGCAGGTGATCGAGGCGATCGAGAGCTCGGCACGCACCGGCAAGATCGGCGACGGCAAGATCTTCGTGTCGCCGCTGGACCAGGTGGTGCGCATCCGCACCGGCGAGACCGGCCAGGACGCGCTCTGA